Genomic segment of bacterium:
TCGTGACACCGGAGAGCCGTTCATAGACCAGCCCGATTCGAGTGGACTCTACAATGGAATCTATGACTATCCGGAGCCCTGGTTTGACCGACCGAATGAATTCGGCGTCAACAACATCGGGGTCTACGATCCTTGGGACCCCTATTCCGATCTGAACGCAAACGGCTATTGGGACGCCGGCGAGCGATTCTATGATCTGCCGACCAGTTGGCGGAGCCAAGACCTGCCCCGAGGATCCGCGGTGTGCAATGGCCAATACAATCCACCCAACGGGCGGTTTGATGACTTTGAACTTTTTACCTATGCCGTGAGTCGGGATAGTGCATACGATCCGCGCTTTCCGGTAATCTATACATGGGACGACGTTTCCAGCCAGCCGCAGCAACTTCGTTACGACTGGCTATCCCTTCCCAATCTTTCTTCCGGGATTCCGGGATACTTCACGTTCATGGAGGACACGTCCACCTGGACGGACCGGGATAGCAGCGGAGTGTTCAATCCGCCTCGTGACGCCCCCATTTCTACGGGTGATGTCTGGTTCGACACCGGCGAGCCTTTTATGGATTTGCCGAACAGCAACGGAATCTACAACGGAATCAGGGATCCCGGCGAAATCTGGTACGATTTACCGAGTGGATATGCCGGCCCGTGGCATCCGCGTACGGTGCCCGTCACGAACGGAGTGTACGACGGTCCCAACGACGCCTTCGATGAGTATGAGCTATTCACTTGCCCATACGGCGGTTCCGATCCGCGTTATCCTATCTTCTACACTTGGGAAGACGTCCGGCAGGGAATTCGCAACGGCGGACAGGAATGGCTCTTATTACCCTCGCTACCTTCGGGACATCGAGGCTATCTTGGATACCTGCCGGAACGATCCACTTGGCTGGACCGGAACCGGAACGGTGAGTTTGATCTTCCCTGATTCTTTCCAACCGCGCAGAACGTTCATTCTGCCGGAGATTTTTGCCCAGCGTACTCTCGTGCGCCTTCCATCGGCAACGACTGCCGCACAATATCCGGAAACTGACCATGCTCAACCGCAACGAAGCCCTGACGCTGCTCCGCGAAGCCGGAGCGATCCTTGACGGACATTTTCTTCTCACCAGCGGACGGCACAGCGGAGTGTACGTCGAGAAATTCCGCCTGCTGGAAAAGCCGCAACTGACCGCCCAATTCGCCGAACCGATTGCCGAGCACTTCCGCGAAGCCAGTCCCGAAATCATCATCGGCCCGCTCACCGGCGGCGTATTGCTGGCTCACGAAGTCGCGAAACTGCTCGGCACACCCATCGCCTTTCCCGAGCGGTTCCACGACCAGTTCGAATGGCGGCGCGGCTTCAAGTTGCACGAAGGTCAGCGCGTGCTCATCGTCGAGGACGTCATCACCACCGGCCGCACGATGAATGAAGTCATGGACGCGGTGCGCAGAACCGGCGCGGAAGTGATCGGCATCGGCTGCATGGTCTGTCGCGGCAAGATCCGTCTCGAACCCTATCCGTTCTCGGTGGTTTCGATCAACCTCGGCACCTACACCGAGGATCGCTGCCCGCTTTGCCGCAAGGGACTCCCGCTCGAAAAGCGCGGTAGCCGGGCAATAGCACCCAAGTCGGCTGCACCCGTCGAAGAAAAGCCCCGGCGCGAACCAAAGCCGAAGCCTCCGGTTGAAGCGCCGCTCCCCGAAGAACCGGAAGCAGAGTCCGCGGGCAACACATCTGCCGACGAAACACCACCGACGGAATCATAGCGCCGCACTGCCGTGCGCGGCTACGGCTCTTTTCATCGTTCATCGCTCATCGTTTCTTCCACCGTGAGGTAACCGATGTATTGCACAAACTGCGGCGCACAAAATCCCGACGCCGCCAAATACTGTCAGAATTGCGGTAGCGCGCTGCCCGGCTCGCCGCCGGTGGCGCATGGTGACGTTCCGCCCCCGCCGCTCGCGCCGCCGCCCGTGGTCTATGCCGGATTCTGGCGCCGGTTCGTCGCGCTGATCATTGACCGGCTGATTCTCGGAGTAGTCAACGGAATTCTGTTTCTGATCTTCGGATTGCACATTCTGCGAAGCATCGGTTTCTGCTTTGAGTTTCCCTGCGAGCTGACCGTCGCCGCCGTGCCGATGATCCTGTCCATCCTGGCCGGAGCGGTTTGGCTGGCGGTGGTGGCGGCGCTGATCCACATCCTCTATTTCGTATTAATGGAGAGCTCGCAGAATCAGGCCACGCTCGGCAAGATGGCGCTCGGGATCATCGTCACCGACATGTACGGCCGTCGCGTCACGTTCGGCCGCGCGCTGGGCCGCAATCTGGGCAAGATTCTGTCGAGTATGATCCTGATGATCGGCTTCATCATGGCCGGCTTGACCGCCAAGAAACAGGCCCTCCACGACCTGATGGCCGACTGTCTGGTAGTGATGAGGTGACGTCCGACACCCTCATTGTAATCCCGTCCCGTATGGAGGAAATCTGAATGCTTCAACCGAGTCTTGAGGAAATTTCGCTCGCCGAGCGGGAGAGCATCCTGCGTGCCTTTTTCAAAGAGGGCTCCGACGGCCCGCTGCACACCTACCCATCGCAGAACAAGAAGAAGCTCGTCGTTTTGGCAAACCTTGCCGGCATGTTCGACCGCCACAAGACTTACCGGGAACGTGAGGTGAATCTTAGACTGCAGTCGCGGTTCGACGACTTTGCAACCTTGCGACGGGATCTTGTTGAATTCGGTTTCTTCCGGCGGAATACGGATTGTAGAGAGTATCGTCGCGTTGTGTGACACAACCTCGGCAAGATTCTCTCGGCCATGATCCTGATGATCGGCTTTCTCATGGCCGGCCTGACCGCCAAGAAGCAGGCCCTCCACGACCTGATGGCCGACTGTCTGGTGACTGTGAGGCCGACGGCGAGATAGGATCGCACTGCCGTGCGCGGCTACGGGTCGGTTGCAAGTAACCGACACCGCGATTAGACTCAATTTTCTGATTTCTCATTTCTCATTTCTGATTTCCGTTAATGTCCCTTTCCCTCTTCATTCTCGCTTCCGGCAGCAAAGCCAACGCGATCTGCCTGAAGTCGGGAAACCAAACGATTCTGATTGACGCCGGACTGGGCGTGCGCTCGATGCTGCCCGCGCTGCATTCCGTGGGCGTGCGGCCCGACGATCTGGACGCGATCCTGCTTACGCATGAGCATAGCGATCACGTGCGCGGCCTGACCTCGCTGCTTGCGCGCACCCAATCCGCGGTGTACGCTTCGCCGGGAACGCTCGACCGCGTGGACTATATGATCCCGCGGCGGACGACCGTCGTTCCCGTCCGAAGCCGGACCGTCGAAATCGGCAGTCTGCTCATCCGCCCCATCGCCGTTCCCCACGACGCCGCCGAACCGTTGGCCTTTCACATCGTGGCGGGCGAGCATCGCGTCACCATCGCCACCGATCTCGGCGAAGTGCCGGATGATCTGCAGACGCTGCTCGCGCACTCCACTTGCGCAGTTCTCGAGAGCAACCACGACGAGGAGATGCTGCGTTGTGGTTCGTATCCGGAGCTCCTGAAAGAGCGAATCGCGTCGTCTCTCGGTCATCTCTCGAACCGCCAATCCGCCGCCGCGCTGGCCGAATGCAAGGACAATGGCCTGCGCATGGTGGTGCTGGCTCATGTTTCCGACGAAAACAACGATCCCGATCTGGCCCGCGTGACCACTGAAGAGGTTCTCGATCCCGGCGTGGAACTGCACGTCACCGCGCGCTCGACGGCCGGGCCGTTTTTGACACTCGAATAAGCGACAATACTTAATCCAACCGGAGAAAACCCATGCGCACTCTGACCACTCTGACTCTGGCGACGTTCATTCTGTTCGCGGCCTGCAAGCGATCCGAACAGAAGACTTCTGAGCCGGAGCAAACCCAAACCCAAACGGAAACCATGCAAAAAGAAGAAACCGGCGGCGAATTGCAGAAATGGCCGGCCGATTATCCGATCGGCGGCGACAGCGTAGCGGTAGTGGAAGTCGAGCAGGAAGGCGTCGGCGCGCTCGGCACGATGGTGATCGAGTTCTATCCCGATAAGGCTCCCAACCACGTCCGCAATTTCAAGTGGCTGGCCGATCACAAATTTTACGACGGCGTGAAGTTTCACCGCGTGATCAAGGGCTTCATGATTCAGGGTGGCGACCCGCAGGGCACCGGAATGGGCGGCCCCGGCTGGACGGTCAACGCCGAGTTCAACGACGCCAAGCACGTCAAGGGCGT
This window contains:
- the pyrE gene encoding orotate phosphoribosyltransferase, whose product is MLNRNEALTLLREAGAILDGHFLLTSGRHSGVYVEKFRLLEKPQLTAQFAEPIAEHFREASPEIIIGPLTGGVLLAHEVAKLLGTPIAFPERFHDQFEWRRGFKLHEGQRVLIVEDVITTGRTMNEVMDAVRRTGAEVIGIGCMVCRGKIRLEPYPFSVVSINLGTYTEDRCPLCRKGLPLEKRGSRAIAPKSAAPVEEKPRREPKPKPPVEAPLPEEPEAESAGNTSADETPPTES
- a CDS encoding RDD family protein; this translates as MYCTNCGAQNPDAAKYCQNCGSALPGSPPVAHGDVPPPPLAPPPVVYAGFWRRFVALIIDRLILGVVNGILFLIFGLHILRSIGFCFEFPCELTVAAVPMILSILAGAVWLAVVAALIHILYFVLMESSQNQATLGKMALGIIVTDMYGRRVTFGRALGRNLGKILSSMILMIGFIMAGLTAKKQALHDLMADCLVVMR
- a CDS encoding DUF2087 domain-containing protein — translated: MLQPSLEEISLAERESILRAFFKEGSDGPLHTYPSQNKKKLVVLANLAGMFDRHKTYREREVNLRLQSRFDDFATLRRDLVEFGFFRRNTDCREYRRVV
- a CDS encoding MBL fold metallo-hydrolase — its product is MSLSLFILASGSKANAICLKSGNQTILIDAGLGVRSMLPALHSVGVRPDDLDAILLTHEHSDHVRGLTSLLARTQSAVYASPGTLDRVDYMIPRRTTVVPVRSRTVEIGSLLIRPIAVPHDAAEPLAFHIVAGEHRVTIATDLGEVPDDLQTLLAHSTCAVLESNHDEEMLRCGSYPELLKERIASSLGHLSNRQSAAALAECKDNGLRMVVLAHVSDENNDPDLARVTTEEVLDPGVELHVTARSTAGPFLTLE
- a CDS encoding peptidylprolyl isomerase, whose product is MQKEETGGELQKWPADYPIGGDSVAVVEVEQEGVGALGTMVIEFYPDKAPNHVRNFKWLADHKFYDGVKFHRVIKGFMIQGGDPQGTGMGGPGWTVNAEFNDAKHVKGVLSMARTQDPNSGGSQFFICHGSPGHLDGQYTVFGKVIKGLEVVDKVAEVPVGGPQSSTPQQPVFMKSVKIVSRAEGMSK